A genome region from Triticum aestivum cultivar Chinese Spring chromosome 2B, IWGSC CS RefSeq v2.1, whole genome shotgun sequence includes the following:
- the LOC123039316 gene encoding probable carboxylesterase 12 — protein sequence MDPSSEIAYDMPGFIRIHKSGRVERLQGTETIPPSPSGDLANGVASKDVVLDPAASVSARLYLPAAAAAEPGRKFPVVVYLHGGAFVAHTAASPIYHKYAASLAAAAPAVVVSVKYRLAPEYPLPAAYDDAFAALKAVVAACRPDGAEPWLAAHGDASRVVLAGDSAGANMAHNTAIRLRKEGVQGCGDKVSGVALLHPYFWGTEPVGDESPDAAFFFPGDMERVWDVACGGEFGRDHPYINPAASPQELRQLGSGRVLVTTAGLCWFVERARAYAKGMKACGWAGELEFYETRGKKHTYFQFRPDCDDAAKELAVVADFVRRCLVCFVWFIRLGDDLRRCAGPTVGPVAPRPLDLSEWAVGSG from the exons ATGGACCCAAGCTCCGAAATCGCGTACGACATGCCCGGGTTCATACGCATCCACAAGAGCGGCCGCGTGGAGCGCTTGCAAGGCACCGAGACCATCCCGCCCTCCCCCTCCGGTGACCTCGCAAACGGCGTCGCCTCCAaggacgtcgtcctcgaccccgcGGCCAGCGTCTCCGCTCGCCTctacctccccgccgccgccgcggcggagCCGGGAAGGAAGTTCCCCGTCGTCGTCTACCTCCATGGCGGCGCGTTCGTTGCCCACACAGCGGCGTCACCGATCTACCACAAGTACGctgcctccctcgccgccgccgcgcccgctgtCGTCGTCTCCGTCAAATACCGTCTCGCTCCGGAGTACCCCCTCCCGGCCGCCTACGACGACGCCTTCGCGGCTCTCAAGGCGGTCGTCGCGGCCTGCCGCCCGGACGGCGCCGAGCCCTGGCTCGCCGCTCATGGTGATGCCTCCCGCGTCGTCCTCGCCGGCGACAGCGCCGGTGCCAACATGGCGCACAACACGGCAATAAGGCTCCGGAAGGAAGGCGTCCAGGGCTGCGGCGACAAGGTCAGCGGCGTCGCGCTCTTGCATCCCTATTTCTGGGGGACTGAACCGGTGGGCGACGAGTCCCCGGacgccgccttcttcttccccgGCGACATGGAGCGCGTGTGGGATGTGGCCTGCGGCGGTGAGTTCGGCCGTGATCACCCGTACATCAACCCGGCGGCGTCGCCACAGGAGTTGCGCCAGCTCGGGTCCGGCCGCGTGCTGGTCACCACGGCGGGGTTGTGCTGGTTCGTGGAGAGGGCGCGCGCGTACGCGAAGGGGATGAAGGCGTGCGGGTGGGCCGGCGAACTCGAGTTCTACGAGACCAGGGGCAAGAAGCACACCTACTTCCAGTTCCGTCCCGACTGCGACGATGCCGCCAAGGAGCTCGCCGTCGTGGCCGACTTCGTCAGGCGCTGCTTAGTTTGCTTCGTTTGGTTCATCCG TTTGGGCGACGatctgcgccggtgcgccggcccaactgttgggccggtCGCACCGCGGCCGTTGGATCTGAGCGAGTGGGCCGTTGGATCCGGCTGA
- the LOC123041730 gene encoding probable carboxylesterase 12 translates to MDPSSEIVYDMPGFIRIHKSGRVERLQGTETVPPSPSGDPANGVASKDVVLDPAANVSARLYLPAAAAAEPGKKFPVVVYFHGGAFVVHTSASPIYHKYAASLAAAAPAVVVSVDYRLAPEHPLPAAYDDAFAALQAIVAACRPDGAEPWLAAHGDASRVVLAGDSAGANMAHNTAIRLRKEGIEGYGDKVSGAALLHSYFWGTEPVGGESPDAAFFYPGDVERVWDVACGDKFGRDHPYINPAASPEEWRQLGSGRVLVTTAELCWFVERARAYAEGIKACGWAGQLEFYETKGESHTYFLFNPDCDDAAKELAIVADFVRGC, encoded by the coding sequence ATGGACCCAAGCTCCGAGATCGTGTACGACATGCCCGGCTTCATACGCATCCACAAGAGTGGCCGCGTGGAGCGCTTGCAAGGCACCGAGACCGTCCCGCCCTCCCCCTCCGGTGACCCCGCCAACGGCGTCGCCTCCAAGGACGTCGTCCTTGACCCGGCGGCCAACGTCTCCGCCCGTCTctacctccccgccgccgccgcggcggagCCTGGAAAGAAGTTCCCCGTTGTCGTCTACTTCCACGGCGGCGCGTTCGTTGTCCACACATCGGCCTCACCGATCTACCACAAGtacgccgcctccctcgccgccgccgcgcccgccgtcgtcgtctccgtcGACTACCGTCTCGCTCCGGAGCACCCCCTCCCGGCCGCCTATGACGACGCCTTCGCGGCCCTCCAGGCGATCGTCGCCGCGTGCCGCCCGGACGGCGCCGAGCCCTGGCTCGCCGCGCACGGCGACGCCTCCCGCGTCGTCCTCGCCGGCGACAGCGCCGGCGCCAACATGGCGCACAACACGGCGATAAGGCTGCGGAAGGAAGGCATCGAGGGCTACGGCGACAAGGTCAGCGGCGCCGCGCTCTTGCACTCCTACTTCTGGGGGACTGAACCGGTGGGCGGCGAGTCCCCGGACGCAGCCTTCTTCTACCCCGGCGACGTGGAGCGCGTGTGGGATGTGGCCTGTGGCGACAAGTTCGGTCGTGATCACCCGTACATCAACCCGGCAGCTTCGCCGGAGGAGTGGCGCCAGCTCGGGTCCGGCCGCGTGCTGGTCACCACGGCGGAGTTGTGCTGGTTCGTGGAGAGGGCCCGCGCGTACGCGGAGGGGATCAAGGCGTGCGGGTGGGCCGGCCAGCTCGAGTTCTACGAGACCAAGGGCGAGAGTCACACCTACTTCCTGTTCAATCCCGACTGCGACGATGCCGCCAAGGAGCTCGCCATCGTGGCCGATTTCGTCAGGGGCTGCTGA
- the LOC123046206 gene encoding AUGMIN subunit 6: MSTDREKEREAELEGAMYTNCLLLGLDPAVLGSPAGAGAAPTRVGLFRHSNPRLGEQLLYFLLSSLRGPAQSAKDFDKVWPIFDSAQSREFRKIVQGVISELEQQGALPRSNSRVSSLATCCGPRFVELLWQLSVHALREVHRRTFPADAASNPLPSALTDVSYLHAAALLPVTKARIALERRKFLENANIAVQRQTTWSNLAHEMTAEFRSLCAEEACLQQELEKLQVMRNKAKLEGEPWDERISSSSGQNSHLVSKATRLWESILARKDQHEVLASGPIEDLIAHREHRYRISGSQLLAAMDMGSSLDKQEQISLFQGKEEALSRLDDRNGHAQQTVDVAEILRRWTHALQRIHKQSLHLAKANDGEGPELLRSASDGETSSHADSLTATLAEHRQHLVSIQGLINQLKEAIPAMQQSIAELSEEVNSVPSNPMDQTNSRQLSVQNTVLGRSEESSSEVSEMTSKLSSMRIDKAGSSPALKLPPLFSLTPSSSGKGTQTQRRSALARQPSKEIMPEEKALIDPSTKDQANGSVHENDGYSAHDIRRSVREAALSKPLSSMESAQDKSSDDGSEHFFIPLSTVASRKDVGAVANRRKQRTGLPSSQSKLPKIPMPAAPALSGKLNGYDDPSSAANFFDPVSGQSFMTDDALDQVFSPPLMLEPSLFHDTYAYEDLLAPLSETDAALMEH; the protein is encoded by the coding sequence ATGTCGACGGATCGGGagaaggagcgggaggcggagctGGAGGGCGCCATGTACACCAActgcctcctcctcggcctcgatCCCGCCGTCCTCGGCtcccccgccggcgccggcgccgcccccaCACGCGTCGGCCTCTTCCGCCACTCCAACCCTCGCCTCGGCGAGCAGCTCCTCTACTTCCTCCTGTCCTCGCTCCGCGGCCCCGCGCAATCCGCCAAGGACTTCGACAAGGTGTGGCCCATCTTCGATTCCGCGCAGTCCAGGGAGTTCCGCAAGATCGTGCAAGGCGTCATCAGCGAGCTGGAGCAGCAGGGGGCGCTGCCGCGGAGCAACTCCAGGGTTTCGTCCCTCGCCACCTGCTGCGGACCGAGGTTCGTTGAGCTTTTGTGGCAGCTCTCTGTCCATGCCTTGAGGGAGGTCCACAGGAGGACGTTTCCGGCTGATGCGGCATCAAATCCACTGCCGTCGGCGCTCACAGATGTCTCTTATCTTCATGCTGCTGCATTGCTTCCTGTGACCAAGGCAAGGATTGCTCTCGAAAGGCGTAAATTTCTAGAAAATGCAAATATTGCTGTTCAAAGGCAAACAACCTGGTCGAATTTAGCCCATGAAATGACTGCTGAATTCCGAAGTCTATGTGCTGAAGAGGCATGTCTGCAGCAGGAGTTAGAGAAGCTACAAGTTATGAGAAACAAAGCCAAGCTAGAGGGGGAACCATGGGACGAACGTATATCAAGCTCGTCTGGACAGAATTCACATTTGGTATCTAAGGCGACACGTTTGTGGGAATCGATACTGGCTCGCAAAGACCAGCATGAGGTTTTAGCTTCTGGGCCAATTGAAGATCTTATAGCACATCGTGAGCATAGGTATCGTATATCTGGATCGCAGTTGCTAGCAGCAATGGATATGGGTTCAAGTTTGGACAAGCAGGAGCAGATATCTCTGTTCCAGGGAAAGGAAGAAGCCCTTTCAAGATTAGATGATAGGAACGGGCATGCCCAACAAACTGTTGATGTAGCTGAAATTCTTCGACGGTGGACTCATGCTTTGCAGCGTATTCATAAACAATCTCTTCATTTGGCCAAAGCAAATGATGGGGAGGGGCCAGAATTACTCCGCAGTGCGTCTGACGGCGAAACTAGTAGCCATGCTGACTCATTAACTGCAACATTGGCCGAGCATCGCCAGCATTTAGTCAGTATACAGGGCCTAATTAATCAACTCAAGGAAGCTATTCCAGCAATGCAGCAGTCAATAGCAGAACTTTCAGAAGAAGTGAATAGTGTACCTAGTAATCCAATGGATCAAACAAACTCCAGACAGTTGTCTGTGCAAAATACAGTGCTCGGAAGATCAGAAGAAAGCAGCAGCGAAGTTTCAGAGATGACTTCTAAGCTCTCTTCAATGCGCATCGACAAGGCTGGGAGTAGTCCTGCTCTGAAGCTTCCTCCTTTATTTAGCCTGACTCCAAGTTCTTCTGGAAAAGGAACACAGACACAAAGACGGAGTGCCCTAGCACGCCAACCTAGCAAAGAAATTATGCCGGAAGAGAAAGCACTTATTGACCCCTCAACCAAAGATCAAGCAAATGGCTCAGTGCACGAAAATGATGGTTATTCTGCTCATGACATCAGACGTTCTGTTCGTGAAGCCGCTCTGTCAAAGCCATTGAGCAGCATGGAGAGTGCACAGGACAAGAGTAGTGATGATGGTTCAGAGCACTTTTTCATTCCCCTATCAACAGTTGCTTCAAGGAAGGATGTGGGTGCTGTGGCAAATCGAAGAAAACAAAGGACAGGTCTGCCGTCGTCGCAGTCGAAGTTGCCCAAGATCCCAATGCCTGCAGCCCCAGCTCTGTCAGGTAAACTGAATGGCTATGATGATCCAAGCAGTGCTGCAAACTTCTTTGATCCAGTCAGTGGTCAATCGTTTATGACGGATGATGCTCTTGATCAAGTGTTCTCCCCGCCACTTATGTTGGAGCCTTCCTTGTTCCACGACACGTACGCTTACGAGGACTTGCTTGCACCATTATCAGAAACTGATGCGGCTTTAATGGAACATTAG
- the LOC123041732 gene encoding cyclin-P4-1, with protein sequence MGSAEEEDLPATDMPRVVDVLSTLLERVTERNDAAAGPGALEPASASAFRAMTKPDISVRAYMERIARFAGCSPACFVVGYIYLDRLLRRRRALAVDSYSVHRLLITTVLSAVKFMDDICYNNAYFAKVGGISLPEMNYLEVDFLFGVGFELNVSPETFGHYCDILQSEMLCLELEPEPLLPPNAAAPGSAMHCCLSEDDGTGATTSNSSSTQQQQLAA encoded by the exons ATGGGCAGTGCTGAGGAGGAGGATCTACCGGCAACGGACATGCCGCGGGTGGTGGACGTCCTCTCCACGCTCCTGGAGCGCGTAACGGAGCGCAACGACGCGGCGGCGGGGCCGGGAGCGCTGGAGCCGGCGTCAGCTTCGGCGTTCCGGGCGATGACGAAGCCCGACATCTCGGTGCGCGCGTACATGGAGCGCATCGCGCGGTTCGCGGGCTGCAGCCCCGCGTGTTTTGTGGTGGGTTACATCTACCTCGACCgcctcctgcgccgccgccgcgccctcgccgTGGACTCCTACAGCGTGCACCGCCTCCTCATCACCACCGTGCTCTCCGCCGTCAAGTTCATGGATGACAT ATGTTACAACAACGCCTACTTCGCCAAGGTGGGCGGGATCAGCCTGCCGGAGATGAACTACCTCGAGGTGGACTTCCTCTTCGGGGTCGGCTTCGAGCTCAACGTGTCGCCGGAGACGTTCGGCCACTACTGCGACATCCTCCAGTCCGAGATGCTCTGTCTGGAGCTGGAGCCGGAGCCCCTTCTTCCCCCTAACGCCGCCGCTCCAGGCAGCGCAATGCATTGCTGCCTCTCTGAAGACGATGGCACTGGCGCCACCACCAGCAATAGCAGCAGTACTCAGCAGCAGCAGCTGGCTGCGTAG